Within the Halorhabdus rudnickae genome, the region TCGTTGGTCACCCGCGAGTTCGACGCCCTGCTCGGTGACGTCCGCCCACTTCACGTTCTCGAGGGTTTCCTCTGCGCGGTCGATCGCGTTGTCGGCCGCGTCGTCGAAACTGTCGGTGGATGCCCCACGGAGGATGACCTTCTTGAAGACCATGTGAACAGTTCGTCCCGTGGATGGATAAACCTGTTTGCAGCAAATGTAGGCCCAGACTCGGAGTTGTGTGAGACGACCGACGTCGAAAGTCCCGAAACGGTCTCAGAACTCGTCGGGGCCGGGCGCAGGCACGCCTTCCTCCTCCGGCCCGTCGGGCCCGTCCAGGTTGTACTCCTCGCGCAACTCCCGGATACGGTCCCGGATGTCCGCCGCGAGTTCGAACTCGAGGTTGTCCGCCGCTTCCTGCATCCGCTCCTGTAAGTCCTCGATAAGGCGTGCCGCGGTCTCTTCGTCCTCGGGATCGGCCGTCGCCGAGCCGCCGGTGTCGGTCTTGCTGCCCGGCAAATTCGTCTCGCCGATAGCCTTCTCGATGGTCGTCGGCTCGTGGCCGTGTTCCTCGTTGTACTCTCGTTGAATTCGCCGGCGACGCTTCGTCTCCTCGATAGCTGCCTCCATAGCGTCGCTTGGATCGTCGGCATAGAGCACGACTTTGCCATTGACGTTGCGGGCGGCCCGTCCCATGGTCTGGACCAGCGTCGTCTCACTCCGGAGAAACCCTTCCTGATCGGCGTCGAGAATGGCCACGAGACTGACCTCGGGGATGTCCAAGCCCTCACGAAGGAGGTTGATTCCCACCAGCACGTCGAACTCGCCGGCTCGAAGCCCGCGGACGAGTTCGTGCCGTTCCAGTGTATCGGTCTCGTCGTGCATGTACTCGACGGCGACGCCCGCCTCCTCGAGGTACTCGGTGAGATCTTCGGCCATGCGCTTGGTCAGTGTCGTGACCAGCGCCCGCTCGTCGTCGGGCAGCGCGTCCAGTCGATCCATCAGATCGTCGACCTGCGACTCGGCGGGACTCACTTCTATTTCCGGGTCGACCAGGTAGGTCGGCCGGACGATCTGTTCGACCACCTGGTCGCTTTCCTCGCGCTCGTAGTCACCCGGCGTCGCGGACACGTGCAGTGTCTGATCGGTCTTTTCCTCGAACTCCTCGAAGGTAAGGGGGCGATTGTCGTAGGCCGTCGGAAGGCGAAATCCGTTTTCGACCAGCGAATCCTTCCGGGACTTATCACCCGCGTACTGGCCGCGGATCTGGGGGATCGTCTGATGGGACTCGTCGACGACCGTCAGGAAGTCATCGGGGAAGTAATCCAGCAGTGTGTAGGGCGCTTCCCCGGACTCCCGATCAGAGAGGTGGACGGAGTAGTTCTCGATGCCCGAGCAGTAGCCGGTCTCTTCGAGCATCTCCAGATCGAAGGTCGTCCGCTCCTCGATGCGCTGGGCGGCCACGAGGTCACCCTGCCGTTCGAAGTACGAGACTCGCTGTTCCATCAACTCCTCGATCTCCTCGATCGCATCTTCGAGTCGCCGTTCGGGGATCGAATAGTGCTCGGCAGGGTGGATCAAGGCGGCGGGTTCTTCGCTCTTGAGGTCGCCTTCCAGGGG harbors:
- a CDS encoding dodecin, which produces MVFKKVILRGASTDSFDDAADNAIDRAEETLENVKWADVTEQGVELAGDQREYQVELEVAFELESPE
- the uvrB gene encoding excinuclease ABC subunit UvrB; this encodes MSDTSGPLSPDRPDAESEFRVDAPFEPAGDQPDAIEQLAEGYRSGQDKQTLLGVTGSGKTNTVSWVIEEIQQPTLVIAHNKTLAAQLYEEFRELFPNNAVEYFVSYYDYYQPEAYVEQTDKYIEKDASINDEIDRLRHSATRSLLTREDVIVVASVSAIYGLGDPANYVDMSLRLERGQAIDRDELLGRLVDLNYERNDVDFTHGTFRVRGDTVEIYPMYGRYALRVEFWGDEIDRISKLDPLEGDLKSEEPAALIHPAEHYSIPERRLEDAIEEIEELMEQRVSYFERQGDLVAAQRIEERTTFDLEMLEETGYCSGIENYSVHLSDRESGEAPYTLLDYFPDDFLTVVDESHQTIPQIRGQYAGDKSRKDSLVENGFRLPTAYDNRPLTFEEFEEKTDQTLHVSATPGDYEREESDQVVEQIVRPTYLVDPEIEVSPAESQVDDLMDRLDALPDDERALVTTLTKRMAEDLTEYLEEAGVAVEYMHDETDTLERHELVRGLRAGEFDVLVGINLLREGLDIPEVSLVAILDADQEGFLRSETTLVQTMGRAARNVNGKVVLYADDPSDAMEAAIEETKRRRRIQREYNEEHGHEPTTIEKAIGETNLPGSKTDTGGSATADPEDEETAARLIEDLQERMQEAADNLEFELAADIRDRIRELREEYNLDGPDGPEEEGVPAPGPDEF